The Nitrospira tepida genome includes a window with the following:
- a CDS encoding response regulator, producing MFSILLTDDDEGVRTALRLNLEAAGYQVKEARGGREALELYRQAPTDVVVTDILMPDTDGLEATLVLAREYPDAKIIAMTGASGKTNFLDVAKLFGAQKVLQKPFPMEELLQAIREVLKPA from the coding sequence ATGTTTTCAATCTTGCTGACCGATGACGACGAAGGTGTCCGGACCGCCTTGCGCCTGAACCTTGAGGCTGCCGGCTATCAGGTGAAAGAAGCCAGAGGGGGGCGCGAAGCGTTGGAGCTGTATCGCCAGGCGCCCACGGATGTGGTGGTCACCGACATTTTGATGCCCGACACGGATGGGCTGGAAGCCACCTTGGTACTCGCCCGAGAGTATCCGGACGCCAAGATCATCGCCATGACAGGGGCCAGCGGGAAGACCAACTTTCTTGATGTGGCCAAGCTCTTCGGCGCCCAGAAGGTGCTCCAAAAGCCCTTCCCAATGGAAGAGCTCCTCCAGGCGATCCGGGAAGTCTTGAAGCCTGCCTAA
- a CDS encoding PilZ domain-containing protein, whose translation MFKKQIDFRHNPRHEVHLSVEFTGDQVTGKGLVCNLSRSGCGIKGQTRVPVGAFVELIISLPSGLAPLMIDLGVVRWSAGERFGIDFLQMQEPETQRLKQFLSTL comes from the coding sequence ATGTTCAAAAAACAGATCGATTTCCGTCACAACCCTCGCCATGAGGTCCACCTATCGGTTGAATTTACGGGCGATCAGGTCACGGGCAAGGGCTTGGTTTGCAATCTCTCGCGGTCCGGCTGCGGCATTAAGGGACAGACGCGGGTGCCCGTCGGAGCTTTCGTGGAGTTGATCATCAGCCTGCCTAGCGGGCTGGCGCCGTTGATGATCGATCTTGGCGTGGTTCGGTGGTCGGCGGGGGAGCGATTCGGAATCGACTTTCTTCAAATGCAGGAGCCCGAGACGCAGCGGTTGAAGCAGTTCCTCTCGACGCTCTGA
- a CDS encoding Gfo/Idh/MocA family protein: MKQAPVGVGLIGLGRQGLRYARHLLEDVPGARLVAVCRKDASQGFPLSAPDPIAVMDQVADLAQHPSVEVVVSAAPPQLSPLICRAAVAAGKPLLVEKPLATTETDGADMVDRARKAGVPLMVAQTLRFNRALEAFRGRLPELGTIHTLMMTLAVPTRPRPPGNPGFGGKGVLLDLGIHVLDLARYLTGSRPRVEACVLDRLPLAGFETRADIRLSTAEGLTMNLLVAWSQSERIGTAEASGPTGCLSVDWVKHHLIVRQDGQAPVAWSEPEQPTIAAVLSAFLEAIACNKPLPVPGQEGLEALRLVETCYQIARCRDVAGPEQPND, translated from the coding sequence ATGAAACAGGCACCGGTCGGGGTCGGTTTGATCGGGCTGGGACGGCAGGGGCTCCGCTATGCGCGCCATCTGTTGGAGGATGTGCCCGGTGCCCGTTTGGTTGCCGTCTGCCGCAAGGATGCGAGCCAAGGGTTTCCGCTTTCAGCTCCCGATCCCATTGCAGTCATGGACCAGGTGGCAGACCTGGCGCAGCATCCCTCTGTCGAGGTGGTGGTCTCAGCCGCACCACCTCAACTGTCCCCCCTGATCTGTCGGGCCGCCGTCGCAGCGGGCAAGCCGCTCTTGGTTGAAAAACCTCTCGCCACGACCGAAACAGATGGGGCGGACATGGTCGACAGGGCTCGCAAGGCCGGTGTTCCGTTGATGGTCGCCCAGACCCTCCGCTTCAACCGCGCGCTGGAAGCCTTTCGTGGCCGCCTGCCGGAGCTTGGGACGATCCATACCCTCATGATGACGCTCGCCGTGCCGACCAGACCACGACCGCCCGGCAATCCAGGATTTGGTGGCAAGGGAGTTCTGCTCGACCTGGGTATTCATGTCCTGGATCTCGCTCGATACTTGACGGGTTCTCGTCCGAGGGTCGAGGCCTGTGTATTGGATCGTTTGCCGCTGGCCGGATTTGAGACCAGGGCCGACATCCGGCTTTCGACAGCCGAGGGATTGACCATGAACCTGCTGGTCGCCTGGTCGCAATCGGAACGAATTGGCACAGCCGAGGCCTCGGGGCCAACAGGCTGTTTGTCCGTTGACTGGGTCAAGCATCATCTGATCGTCCGGCAAGACGGACAGGCTCCGGTCGCATGGAGCGAGCCGGAGCAGCCGACGATTGCGGCAGTTCTTTCGGCGTTTCTGGAGGCCATCGCCTGCAACAAACCCCTGCCAGTCCCAGGGCAGGAAGGATTGGAAGCGCTCAGGCTGGTGGAAACCTGCTATCAAATAGCCCGGTGTCGTGACGTAGCGGGGCCCGAACAGCCGAATGATTAA
- the lgt gene encoding prolipoprotein diacylglyceryl transferase, with translation MIPYPNISPIIVQIGPLALRWYGLMYLIGLTSAYFFIRNRVTKRELPMTADHVYDMIVFGALGVFLGGRLGYVLFYNLPYYLQNPLKIVAVWEGGMSFHGGLIGVLAALIFFSYRRGIPFITIADLAAAATPIGLGFGRLGNFINGELFGRPTDVPWCMVFPAGGPECRHPSQLYEAMLEGALLFTLLWLISRRPVPPGTLCGSFLAGYGLCRVTVEFFREPDPQMGFIFDQISMGQVLSTPMILIGIGIIWWAYWRQGRGQSSIASERSRARRA, from the coding sequence ATGATCCCCTATCCCAATATCAGCCCGATTATTGTGCAAATCGGACCATTGGCCTTGCGCTGGTACGGACTGATGTACCTCATCGGTCTGACCAGCGCCTATTTTTTCATCCGCAACAGGGTGACGAAGCGGGAGCTTCCGATGACCGCCGATCATGTGTACGACATGATCGTGTTCGGCGCCCTGGGGGTCTTCCTGGGAGGGAGGCTCGGCTACGTGTTGTTCTACAATCTCCCGTACTACCTTCAAAACCCCTTGAAGATCGTGGCGGTCTGGGAAGGGGGCATGTCGTTCCACGGAGGCTTGATCGGGGTCTTGGCTGCCCTGATCTTCTTCAGCTACCGCCGAGGAATCCCCTTCATCACGATCGCCGACCTGGCGGCTGCGGCCACCCCGATCGGGCTGGGCTTCGGTCGGCTGGGCAATTTCATCAACGGCGAGTTGTTTGGCCGGCCGACTGATGTCCCCTGGTGCATGGTGTTTCCGGCAGGCGGCCCGGAGTGCCGACATCCATCTCAACTCTATGAGGCCATGCTGGAAGGCGCCCTCCTCTTCACCCTGCTCTGGTTGATCAGCCGGCGTCCCGTTCCTCCCGGAACCCTCTGCGGAAGCTTTCTCGCTGGTTACGGACTCTGTCGGGTCACGGTCGAATTCTTTCGGGAGCCCGACCCTCAGATGGGATTTATCTTTGACCAGATCTCAATGGGACAAGTGCTCAGCACCCCAATGATCCTGATTGGCATCGGGATCATCTGGTGGGCCTATTGGCGCCAGGGTCGTGGCCAATCCTCGATCGCCTCCGAGAGGAGCCGTGCACGACGCGCGTAA
- a CDS encoding PD-(D/E)XK nuclease family protein, protein MLRVCTGPFHPTLESALVEDVRRLKTGEPLAPLAIIVPSQLLIDRLRRLLVLDARLPLLNVHFLTFHQLVLKLTSERAFDDSETRPPASVDDFCFEQLARHIVLERPLSGMEPLEQLGTAAGTWAALWATLRDMKDGAVDPAAAIQAVREGQFDSEDCPWLEALFTLYAGVLEGSRVLGIGSADDLAADVLPWIPHSPFLAHLRQAIYYGFYDLSQVQLSLLERIAQRTETTVYFPLVQTSEFKFALRFYERRLLPLAASTAFSPVTDLPNAGGTGQGTVNRQDSLDVEITHTVGPEEELAAVCREILALVETHGYRFDEIGVVARTLEPYAPLLSRLFEQHRIPFTSTAVRLLFAEPVTKTLWQLASLRNSGFYATTLLDLLSSPYYRTDGSGLTAFEWRPDLWRLAIQELGITKGEQEWRRLVEAGQETNESNANPLSGGEEDERDQDSDEEDRAPVKVGRREYDHLWRLVSRLIEDCRSLPDRGTVAELTNRFLELAVRHLSIPGLTEDGELSDGKTLKDQHATSVAAALQEAFDRLRQLDRLGLERTWEEWTVLLQQVFERGVIPIGEADHEGVQVLDAMSARGLPFKALCLIGLNEKVFPRMIREDAFLRDRSRRVLDATLGYKIDEKLAGYDEERLLFSLLCQAATSRLLLFYQRADVEGRLLASSTFLEEARRRYGLSAEQDEAVPRQLTELVNRRPSVIRLLPIQTVILHRILRQQDPGDLLQAMERPVELFQQGYASLRPLEFGSSQVGDYDGLTGPLADHWKRALEAGFSPSALESYARCPFQYFGRQVLRLKSVRPDREEGPAPRLIGTLCHDALRLCYERLTAAGWPDALGDGSALAGIIRTAVHEVFDAHEASMATGYQLLWNLAWDLVRDLVQEAILSDREDCLQTGYRPVAFELEVEGRLTACETPETPVIKIRGRLDRVDQRQQDASLRIVDYKYKQGFNQKKEDRDLATAALRGARLQPPLYARMSIPVQSQTGASDDSLSYPDLVEFLFLAPHWTPRIDRSSFPAALWTSAAGSLLQRTIQTWLRGIREGQFVILPDSYCEHCELASACRLQHGPTWSRAFHSIQGRTMRALRKQKVPE, encoded by the coding sequence TGCGGCGGTTGCTCGTGCTGGACGCACGGTTGCCTCTGCTGAATGTCCACTTTCTGACCTTCCATCAATTGGTGCTGAAGTTGACGTCGGAACGAGCCTTCGATGATTCCGAGACCCGGCCGCCGGCATCGGTGGACGACTTCTGTTTCGAGCAGTTGGCGCGGCATATCGTGTTGGAGAGACCATTGTCCGGCATGGAACCCCTGGAGCAGCTCGGGACCGCCGCCGGCACCTGGGCCGCGCTCTGGGCCACCCTGCGCGACATGAAGGACGGCGCGGTCGATCCTGCCGCCGCCATCCAGGCCGTTCGGGAAGGGCAGTTTGATTCGGAAGACTGTCCCTGGCTGGAGGCCCTGTTCACCCTCTATGCCGGAGTCCTGGAGGGAAGCAGGGTCCTTGGCATCGGCTCAGCCGACGACCTGGCGGCCGACGTTCTTCCTTGGATCCCCCACTCCCCGTTTCTGGCTCACCTCAGGCAGGCCATCTACTACGGTTTCTACGACCTTTCGCAGGTCCAACTGTCTCTGCTGGAGCGCATCGCACAAAGAACGGAAACCACCGTCTATTTTCCACTTGTTCAAACATCGGAATTCAAGTTTGCATTGAGGTTTTATGAGCGGCGTCTCCTGCCGCTGGCTGCTTCCACGGCCTTCTCTCCGGTCACGGATCTTCCGAACGCCGGGGGAACGGGGCAGGGAACTGTGAATAGGCAAGACAGCCTGGACGTAGAGATCACACACACGGTCGGGCCGGAGGAGGAACTGGCCGCCGTCTGCCGGGAAATTCTCGCGCTCGTCGAAACGCACGGCTATCGATTTGATGAAATCGGGGTCGTCGCCCGAACATTGGAGCCCTATGCCCCGCTGCTGTCGCGGCTGTTCGAGCAGCACCGTATTCCCTTCACATCCACGGCGGTCCGATTGCTCTTTGCCGAGCCTGTGACCAAGACCCTCTGGCAATTGGCCTCATTGAGGAACTCTGGTTTCTACGCCACGACCCTGTTGGATCTGTTGAGCTCACCCTACTATCGAACCGACGGCTCGGGTCTTACAGCCTTCGAGTGGCGGCCGGATCTCTGGCGGCTGGCAATTCAGGAACTGGGTATCACCAAGGGCGAACAAGAGTGGCGGCGTTTGGTCGAGGCCGGCCAGGAGACGAACGAGAGCAATGCCAACCCGCTGAGCGGGGGCGAAGAGGACGAACGAGATCAGGATTCGGATGAGGAGGATCGGGCGCCGGTCAAGGTCGGCCGTCGTGAATATGACCACCTATGGCGATTGGTTTCGCGGCTGATCGAGGATTGCCGTTCGCTGCCGGATCGAGGGACTGTTGCGGAGCTGACGAATCGGTTTCTTGAGCTCGCTGTCCGACACCTTTCCATCCCTGGATTGACCGAGGACGGCGAGCTGTCGGACGGGAAAACGCTCAAGGATCAGCATGCGACATCCGTCGCAGCGGCCCTCCAGGAGGCGTTTGACCGATTGCGCCAACTCGATCGCCTGGGACTGGAGCGGACGTGGGAGGAATGGACCGTCCTCTTGCAGCAGGTGTTCGAACGAGGAGTGATCCCGATCGGAGAGGCCGACCATGAGGGTGTGCAGGTGTTGGACGCCATGTCGGCCCGCGGGTTGCCGTTCAAGGCTCTCTGCCTGATCGGGCTGAACGAAAAGGTGTTTCCCCGTATGATCCGGGAAGATGCCTTCTTGCGCGACCGGTCTCGGCGGGTGCTCGACGCGACGTTGGGCTACAAGATCGATGAAAAGCTGGCCGGCTATGACGAGGAGCGCCTGCTCTTCTCGCTGCTCTGTCAGGCGGCGACCTCGCGGTTGTTGTTGTTTTATCAGCGGGCCGATGTCGAAGGGCGGCTTCTCGCCTCCTCCACCTTTCTGGAAGAGGCGCGCCGTCGATACGGCTTGTCGGCGGAGCAGGACGAAGCGGTTCCCAGACAGCTCACGGAACTCGTGAATCGGCGTCCATCGGTGATCCGATTGCTCCCGATCCAGACCGTGATCCTTCACCGGATTCTTCGACAGCAGGATCCGGGCGATCTGTTGCAGGCGATGGAACGACCCGTGGAGCTGTTTCAACAGGGCTATGCCTCGTTGCGTCCGCTGGAATTCGGTTCAAGTCAGGTCGGAGACTATGACGGGCTCACCGGTCCGCTGGCGGACCATTGGAAGAGGGCGCTCGAGGCGGGATTCTCGCCGAGCGCGCTGGAATCCTATGCTCGCTGTCCCTTCCAGTACTTTGGAAGGCAGGTCCTGCGGCTCAAATCCGTACGTCCGGACCGTGAAGAAGGTCCGGCGCCCAGGCTTATCGGCACCCTCTGCCATGATGCGCTGCGCCTCTGCTACGAACGGCTGACGGCAGCGGGATGGCCCGATGCCCTTGGCGACGGCAGCGCGCTGGCCGGTATCATCCGCACGGCAGTCCATGAGGTCTTTGACGCCCATGAAGCGAGCATGGCCACGGGATATCAGCTCCTCTGGAACCTCGCATGGGACCTTGTCAGGGACCTGGTGCAGGAGGCGATTCTGTCCGATCGGGAAGATTGCCTTCAAACCGGCTATCGTCCCGTCGCGTTTGAGTTGGAGGTCGAGGGGAGGCTCACCGCCTGCGAGACGCCGGAGACGCCCGTGATCAAGATTCGAGGCCGCTTGGACCGCGTGGATCAGCGGCAACAGGATGCAAGCCTGCGCATCGTCGATTACAAGTACAAACAGGGGTTCAATCAGAAAAAAGAGGATCGGGACCTCGCGACCGCCGCCCTGCGCGGTGCTCGGTTGCAGCCACCACTCTATGCTCGAATGAGCATCCCGGTTCAAAGCCAGACCGGCGCCTCCGATGACAGTCTCTCGTATCCGGACCTCGTGGAGTTTCTCTTTCTGGCCCCTCACTGGACTCCCAGGATCGATCGCTCGTCCTTCCCGGCGGCCCTTTGGACATCAGCCGCCGGTTCTCTCTTGCAGCGGACGATTCAGACCTGGCTCCGCGGTATCCGCGAAGGACAATTCGTGATCCTGCCGGACTCTTACTGCGAGCATTGCGAGCTGGCCTCGGCCTGCCGCCTCCAACACGGACCGACCTGGAGCCGGGCCTTTCATTCGATCCAGGGTCGGACCATGCGGGCGCTGCGGAAGCAGAAGGTGCCGGAATGA
- a CDS encoding DUF423 domain-containing protein, with amino-acid sequence MRRFALPLGSCLALLGVAAGAFGAHALKGILTSESLQVFEVGVRYQLYHAFGLLAVGLLGRQDWSGHLNRAAVLFAAGIVVFSGSLFMLALTGIRWLGALTPLGGICFLGGWASLAWDTWSRRGPARKGPS; translated from the coding sequence ATGAGACGATTCGCACTCCCGCTTGGCTCTTGCTTGGCTCTCCTCGGGGTAGCAGCCGGAGCCTTCGGCGCCCATGCCCTGAAGGGGATCCTGACCTCCGAATCGCTCCAGGTCTTTGAAGTCGGGGTGAGATATCAACTGTATCACGCCTTCGGGCTTCTGGCCGTCGGGCTCTTGGGCCGGCAGGATTGGTCTGGTCACTTGAACCGGGCCGCCGTCCTTTTTGCCGCCGGCATCGTCGTCTTTTCCGGAAGCCTCTTCATGCTGGCCCTGACAGGGATCCGATGGCTGGGCGCCCTCACGCCTCTCGGAGGGATCTGTTTTCTCGGCGGCTGGGCCTCTCTCGCTTGGGATACGTGGTCGCGCCGGGGGCCGGCTCGCAAGGGACCTAGTTAA
- a CDS encoding dienelactone hydrolase family protein, with protein sequence MTAHVSPFTPQQIGTGAIRFPSGATIPTYADAAVDPYFKTRVPKDIQVEAIYYWPQEKGVYPGIVLLHEWWGLTSQIKDVALRLACEGYGVLIPNLYTRLGGMVTASEEVAEALMGRLNEAGVLQDINSCCEYFNTREFLKRNIHAVVGFGMGGSLAIRFACQRKRLRAAVAYYGLLRGVQNRVSELYCPLLYHQAGADALVPADEVDQLRRTAASHGKSVEIKQYPGAAHGFSNEMRKDVFHSDASQQAWDATLAFLADHLRA encoded by the coding sequence ATGACTGCCCATGTCTCGCCCTTCACTCCCCAGCAGATTGGCACAGGCGCCATACGCTTTCCAAGCGGCGCCACGATTCCGACGTACGCCGATGCGGCGGTCGATCCCTATTTCAAGACCCGGGTTCCCAAGGACATCCAGGTCGAGGCCATTTACTACTGGCCGCAGGAAAAAGGCGTGTACCCTGGCATCGTCCTGCTGCATGAGTGGTGGGGCCTGACCAGCCAGATCAAGGACGTCGCGCTCCGGCTGGCCTGCGAGGGGTATGGCGTGCTGATTCCCAACCTCTATACCAGATTGGGTGGAATGGTTACCGCCAGCGAAGAGGTCGCGGAAGCGCTCATGGGTCGGTTGAACGAGGCCGGCGTGTTGCAGGATATCAATTCCTGTTGCGAGTATTTCAACACGCGGGAATTCCTGAAGCGAAACATCCACGCCGTCGTCGGATTCGGAATGGGGGGCTCGCTGGCTATTCGTTTCGCCTGTCAACGCAAGCGGCTGCGAGCGGCCGTGGCTTATTATGGCCTGCTCAGAGGAGTCCAGAACCGCGTGTCCGAGCTGTACTGTCCGCTGCTCTATCACCAAGCTGGGGCCGACGCGCTGGTGCCGGCCGACGAGGTTGACCAGCTCCGCCGCACCGCCGCGTCTCATGGCAAGTCGGTGGAGATCAAGCAATATCCCGGGGCTGCTCACGGATTCAGCAACGAAATGCGGAAAGATGTTTTTCACTCCGATGCTTCGCAGCAGGCATGGGACGCCACGCTTGCCTTTCTTGCCGACCATCTCCGAGCCTGA
- a CDS encoding UvrD-helicase domain-containing protein produces MSEPLLSDAEARAAAETTFDRNIVVEAGAGTGKTTLLVNRFLHLLLREPGSIPITKIVALTFSNKAATEMKIRLRNRLHALVSSAANARLPWQAPAPRPEAGQNETARQVDELRARYRLSEDEIVRRAEAALQDIEKAQIGTLHSFAAHLLRLYPLESMVPPLFQEDDGLRFDEHVTTCWRVWIDRELGVEGTQHEQWKFVLGRLRLDQMQELARELCSELVSLDELIAQVRSPQLPEPLRQWLADFTRIAEALVAERAGSRMLKIDEMLQASASLFRLLLAHGTDGLRHLGEPDRAQLDRDIGGRPKGMGEQAFETAAIVIRAAKACLTVETDLAGTVMALLAPFSREVRRSFVESGWLSFDGLTARARALLRDHPFVRERLKRDYRALLVDEFQDTDPAQYELVLYLAEQLGQQARAWQDIELEPGKLFIVGDPKQSIYAFRRADIEAFDRVVEMLESGGGERHTLTTNFRSHGSVLSVVNELFERAFVPQPHLQPSPVRLNVKPNRSPLVGQPGVELHLVTGQGVEEEFDSAAATRAEAESLARWIAEDLLPREQCMDERGTASPLKPGHVAILFRKLTQAQDYLDALRRHGISYVTDGEKHFYRRQEVIDLVNVLRVIENPNDAIAMVGLLRSSIGGLSDRDLYELGSRRALDYRLADRLDSWDSSHVEAIRRLYHELRQLHRESPRLPLSEAVAQVFARLPLLELAAASLHGEQAVANLLKVQQMAASLSDRPSLTLNGFVEEMIKRLEEQPQESESALAEDSPDSVHVLTIHKAKGLEFPVVILPGLHQGARGQGRSRLIGHDWSSGLYGLWLADGRAQTLGSVLVQSKQQAREEAEQRRVLYVGMTRAKDRLVLSGGVTRRTGQDTTLSLLREIVESGLGDPAVSRLTIGDAVIGQTVAPAQASGQLPRVGWTGGLKPADRDSPVIESWTGRTERWRAAQGRPRFLTPSGMTEAMSVSRPWKGGGSGQGRSRRISQVIGQLAHYLLEQWDFGASLDEFPSVIATLCRSQLPPDCEADRTQIQAELEGLFEAFGRSEPYRSLQRAELLGREVPFSIPWAPGEGRASRTDRPSLQVMTGTIDVVYRLDGQVWVADYKTDAAENHELPELAGRYAWQAQVYRAAVRQALAVEQVGFQFIFLRQGLMIAG; encoded by the coding sequence ATGAGCGAGCCGTTGTTATCCGATGCGGAGGCCCGCGCAGCGGCGGAAACCACCTTCGACCGGAACATTGTCGTGGAGGCGGGAGCCGGGACCGGCAAGACTACCCTGCTGGTGAATCGGTTTCTGCATCTGCTGTTGCGGGAGCCCGGTTCGATCCCGATCACCAAGATCGTGGCCTTGACCTTTTCAAACAAGGCCGCGACCGAGATGAAGATTCGGTTGCGCAACCGGCTGCACGCGCTGGTGTCGTCGGCCGCCAATGCCAGATTGCCATGGCAGGCTCCCGCGCCGCGACCGGAAGCCGGGCAGAATGAAACAGCCCGTCAGGTGGACGAGTTGCGGGCACGGTACAGGTTGTCCGAGGATGAGATCGTCCGCCGGGCGGAGGCCGCCCTTCAGGATATCGAAAAGGCCCAAATCGGAACCCTCCACAGTTTCGCCGCCCATCTGCTCCGGCTCTACCCGCTCGAAAGTATGGTCCCGCCTCTGTTCCAGGAGGATGACGGCCTGCGGTTCGACGAGCATGTGACCACCTGTTGGCGAGTCTGGATTGATCGAGAACTTGGAGTGGAGGGAACGCAGCATGAGCAGTGGAAGTTCGTGTTGGGTCGACTCCGGCTGGATCAAATGCAGGAGCTGGCGCGTGAACTCTGTAGCGAACTCGTCTCGCTGGATGAGCTGATCGCCCAGGTGCGCAGTCCGCAACTTCCTGAACCCTTGCGACAGTGGCTTGCCGATTTTACGCGGATCGCAGAGGCGCTTGTGGCGGAACGGGCGGGATCCAGGATGCTCAAGATCGATGAGATGCTTCAGGCGTCGGCTTCATTGTTCAGGCTGCTCCTGGCTCATGGAACCGACGGCCTTCGCCACCTCGGGGAGCCGGATCGAGCACAACTGGACCGCGACATCGGCGGCCGCCCCAAGGGCATGGGCGAGCAGGCCTTCGAGACTGCGGCGATCGTAATCAGGGCCGCAAAGGCTTGCCTGACGGTCGAGACCGACCTCGCCGGGACGGTGATGGCGTTGTTGGCGCCCTTTTCCAGGGAGGTCCGCCGGTCGTTTGTCGAATCCGGTTGGCTGTCGTTCGATGGGTTGACGGCCCGCGCGCGCGCCCTGCTCCGCGACCATCCATTCGTCCGCGAGAGGCTCAAGCGGGACTATCGCGCCCTGCTGGTCGATGAGTTCCAAGATACGGACCCGGCGCAATATGAACTGGTCCTGTACCTTGCCGAGCAGCTCGGACAACAGGCCCGCGCTTGGCAGGACATCGAGTTGGAGCCGGGCAAGCTCTTCATCGTCGGCGATCCCAAGCAATCCATCTATGCGTTCCGGCGGGCCGACATCGAGGCGTTCGACCGGGTGGTGGAGATGCTGGAGAGCGGAGGAGGGGAGCGGCACACCCTCACCACGAACTTCCGCAGCCACGGCTCGGTGCTGTCGGTCGTAAACGAACTGTTCGAGCGAGCCTTCGTCCCGCAACCGCATCTGCAACCCTCGCCCGTGCGGTTAAACGTCAAACCGAACCGCTCGCCCTTGGTCGGACAGCCGGGGGTCGAACTTCATCTGGTCACCGGGCAGGGAGTGGAAGAAGAATTCGACTCGGCCGCCGCCACAAGGGCCGAGGCCGAGTCCTTGGCCCGGTGGATCGCGGAGGACTTGCTGCCGCGGGAGCAGTGCATGGACGAACGGGGGACCGCAAGTCCGCTGAAGCCGGGGCATGTCGCGATCCTCTTTCGCAAGCTCACCCAGGCGCAGGACTATCTCGATGCCCTGCGCCGGCACGGAATCTCCTACGTCACCGATGGAGAAAAACATTTCTACCGGCGTCAGGAAGTGATCGACTTGGTGAATGTCTTGCGCGTGATCGAGAACCCCAACGATGCGATTGCGATGGTCGGCCTGCTGCGGTCGTCCATCGGCGGCCTGTCGGACCGGGACCTCTATGAACTCGGTTCCCGCCGGGCGTTGGACTATCGCCTGGCGGATCGATTGGACTCCTGGGACAGTTCCCACGTCGAGGCGATTCGCCGGTTGTATCACGAGCTGCGGCAGTTGCACCGCGAGTCGCCGAGGCTGCCGCTCTCCGAAGCCGTGGCACAGGTCTTTGCCCGCCTTCCCTTGCTCGAGCTGGCGGCGGCGTCCTTGCACGGAGAACAGGCGGTCGCCAATCTCTTGAAGGTACAACAAATGGCGGCTTCGCTCTCCGATCGCCCATCCCTGACCCTGAACGGGTTCGTCGAAGAAATGATCAAACGGCTGGAGGAGCAGCCCCAGGAATCGGAAAGCGCGCTGGCCGAGGATTCCCCCGACTCAGTCCACGTGCTGACGATCCATAAGGCGAAGGGATTGGAATTTCCCGTCGTGATCTTGCCCGGCCTGCATCAGGGCGCAAGAGGCCAGGGCCGGTCGCGCTTGATCGGCCATGATTGGTCCAGCGGCCTCTATGGTTTGTGGCTGGCCGACGGTAGGGCCCAGACCCTTGGCAGTGTGCTCGTGCAGTCCAAACAGCAGGCACGGGAAGAGGCGGAGCAGCGGCGCGTATTGTACGTCGGGATGACGAGGGCGAAGGATCGACTGGTCTTGTCGGGAGGGGTGACCCGCCGGACCGGACAGGATACGACGCTCTCCCTGTTGAGGGAGATTGTGGAATCCGGCCTCGGCGATCCCGCGGTCTCTCGCCTCACGATCGGCGATGCGGTGATCGGGCAGACGGTCGCGCCCGCGCAGGCGTCGGGCCAGTTGCCGAGGGTCGGCTGGACCGGAGGGCTGAAACCAGCCGATCGCGATTCACCGGTCATCGAAAGCTGGACCGGCCGCACGGAACGATGGCGTGCAGCTCAGGGACGGCCTCGTTTTCTGACCCCATCCGGCATGACGGAGGCCATGAGCGTCAGCCGGCCATGGAAAGGAGGAGGGAGCGGCCAAGGGCGGAGCCGGCGGATCAGCCAGGTGATCGGGCAGTTGGCCCATTACCTTCTCGAACAATGGGATTTTGGGGCAAGCCTAGATGAGTTCCCTTCCGTGATCGCAACCCTCTGCCGGTCCCAGCTTCCCCCTGATTGCGAAGCGGATCGAACGCAGATTCAGGCTGAACTGGAGGGGCTTTTCGAGGCGTTTGGCCGTTCCGAGCCCTATCGGTCGTTACAGAGGGCCGAACTGCTCGGCCGCGAGGTGCCGTTCTCGATTCCCTGGGCACCAGGAGAGGGCCGAGCATCAAGAACGGACCGGCCCTCGCTGCAGGTGATGACGGGGACGATCGACGTGGTCTATCGCCTGGACGGACAGGTCTGGGTCGCGGACTACAAGACCGATGCGGCGGAGAACCACGAGTTGCCGGAACTGGCTGGCCGCTATGCCTGGCAGGCCCAGGTCTATCGAGCTGCAGTGCGACAGGCCCTCGCCGTTGAGCAGGTGGGCTTTCAGTTCATTTTTCTCCGGCAGGGGCTGATGATCGCAGGGTGA
- a CDS encoding Lrp/AsnC family transcriptional regulator has translation MATRAYVLIKVRAGKTKAVVEALRKVPGIEQVHPCFGQPDIFSFVSVADERALSEVVITKIHTIEGVEETDTHIVADT, from the coding sequence ATGGCAACGAGAGCCTATGTACTGATCAAAGTCCGCGCCGGGAAAACCAAAGCGGTTGTCGAAGCGCTGCGGAAAGTCCCCGGCATCGAACAGGTCCACCCCTGTTTCGGACAGCCCGACATCTTCAGCTTCGTCAGCGTCGCAGACGAACGGGCTCTCTCTGAGGTTGTCATCACCAAGATCCACACGATCGAGGGGGTCGAGGAAACCGATACCCACATCGTGGCCGACACTTAA